The following coding sequences are from one Planctomycetota bacterium window:
- the meaB gene encoding methylmalonyl Co-A mutase-associated GTPase MeaB has product MNNTQLVKNILKGHKVAVSRAISLVENEHKEADKLLSQLYCYVGKAKRIGITGPPGIGKSTLVNELVIAMRKQNKKVGVIAIDPSSIFSGGAILGDRIRMQQIGVDENVFIRSMATRGVHGGLNRTASEVADILDAAGKDYIIFETVGVGQSEVEIFRTADVTVVVLSPESGDSIQAMKSGLMEIADIIAVNKSDLPGADAFVGNLRNTLEISRSGRGNNKHIAIIKTQANQGIGITELLDTITGYLGQIAQSGQLAIKRQELLKERIKSLILCKIENTITTHPQITRQIEEYLKECNTKPKITPYELVDKVIKRVVK; this is encoded by the coding sequence ATGAACAATACTCAATTGGTAAAGAATATCCTCAAAGGCCATAAGGTGGCTGTCTCCCGGGCCATCTCGCTGGTGGAGAACGAGCACAAGGAAGCGGACAAACTGCTGTCTCAGCTCTATTGTTATGTGGGTAAGGCCAAGCGTATCGGTATCACCGGCCCGCCCGGCATCGGTAAGAGCACTTTAGTTAACGAATTGGTCATTGCTATGCGCAAACAGAACAAAAAGGTCGGCGTCATTGCCATAGACCCGAGCAGTATCTTTTCCGGCGGGGCTATTTTGGGCGACCGAATCCGGATGCAGCAGATTGGCGTGGACGAGAATGTCTTTATCCGGAGCATGGCTACCCGGGGCGTGCACGGAGGCCTGAACCGGACCGCCTCAGAAGTGGCGGATATCCTGGATGCCGCGGGTAAGGACTATATCATCTTTGAGACCGTGGGCGTGGGCCAGTCCGAGGTGGAGATATTCCGCACGGCTGATGTCACGGTCGTGGTGCTCTCGCCGGAATCAGGCGACTCCATCCAGGCAATGAAATCAGGACTGATGGAGATAGCTGATATCATTGCCGTCAATAAATCCGACCTGCCCGGGGCTGATGCCTTTGTCGGTAACCTGCGCAATACTCTTGAAATTAGTCGCTCAGGGCGTGGTAACAATAAACACATCGCTATTATTAAAACGCAGGCCAACCAGGGCATTGGCATTACCGAACTCTTAGACACCATCACCGGTTATCTGGGGCAGATAGCCCAGAGCGGGCAACTGGCCATAAAGCGTCAGGAACTCCTCAAGGAGCGCATCAAATCGCTCATCCTCTGCAAGATAGAAAACACCATCACCACCCACCCGCAAATCACCAGGCAGATAGAGGAGTATCTGAAGGAATGTAATACCAAGCCAAAGATAACACCGTATGAACTCGTCGACAAGGTTATAAAAAGAGTTGTAAAGTGA
- a CDS encoding methylmalonyl-CoA mutase family protein, with amino-acid sequence MPQATTTSKPTHTDAESKPEKVLYKPEDLQGFSYEKDLNNPGEFPFTRGVHPDMYSGQLWTMRQFSGFGTAKDTNQRYKFLLSRGQTGLSVAFDLPTIMGYDSDHARAKGEVGKCGVAICSLENMETLFSGIPLDKVSTSMTINAPASILLAFYVAAGEKQGVSSDKLRGTIQNDILKEYIAQKSWIFPPKPSMRIITDIMAFCAEHVPQWNTISISGYHIREAGSTAVQELAFTLADGFGYVETGIAAGLDVDTFAPRLSYFFNAHLDFFEEIAKYRAARRIWARHMKDKYHAKDRRSWLLRFHTQTAGCSLTAQQPENNIVRTAYQGLSAVLGGTQSLHTNSMDETLALPTEHAVTIALRTQQLIAYESGVTKTADPLGGSYYVEALTNKLEAEAEAYFKKIEELGGVVKAIEQGFFQREIAKSAYDYQKDIESKKRIVVGINEFVDDKEPDIDLLKIPASVEKNQCAQLKALRKRRDNLKVKQTLEEVRQRAKDGRNLMPAIIDAVKCYATEGEIIQTLRAEFGEYREPPIYW; translated from the coding sequence ATGCCACAAGCTACAACAACAAGCAAGCCGACTCATACGGATGCTGAGTCCAAACCGGAAAAGGTCCTATACAAGCCCGAAGACTTGCAGGGTTTCTCTTATGAGAAAGACCTGAATAATCCGGGTGAATTCCCGTTTACCCGGGGTGTGCATCCGGATATGTATTCAGGCCAGCTCTGGACCATGCGCCAGTTCTCCGGTTTCGGTACTGCCAAGGATACCAACCAGCGTTATAAATTCCTGCTCTCGCGCGGCCAGACCGGGCTGTCGGTCGCCTTTGACCTGCCGACCATAATGGGTTATGATTCAGACCATGCCCGGGCCAAGGGCGAGGTGGGCAAGTGCGGCGTGGCTATCTGCTCCCTGGAGAATATGGAGACGTTGTTCAGCGGGATTCCGCTTGATAAGGTCTCGACCTCAATGACCATCAATGCCCCGGCGTCAATCCTGCTGGCATTCTATGTGGCGGCCGGCGAAAAGCAGGGAGTGTCATCGGATAAACTGCGCGGCACCATCCAGAACGATATCTTAAAGGAATACATCGCCCAAAAATCCTGGATATTCCCGCCCAAGCCGTCTATGCGCATAATCACGGATATCATGGCATTTTGCGCCGAACACGTGCCTCAGTGGAATACGATTTCCATTTCCGGCTATCATATCCGCGAGGCCGGCTCAACGGCCGTGCAGGAATTGGCATTTACATTAGCCGATGGTTTCGGCTATGTCGAGACCGGGATAGCGGCCGGGCTGGATGTGGATACCTTTGCGCCCCGGCTGTCTTATTTCTTTAACGCGCACCTGGATTTCTTTGAGGAGATTGCCAAATACCGGGCTGCCCGGAGAATCTGGGCCCGGCATATGAAGGATAAATATCATGCCAAGGACCGGCGTTCCTGGTTGCTACGCTTCCATACCCAGACCGCCGGATGTTCTTTGACGGCCCAGCAACCTGAGAATAATATCGTCCGGACTGCCTATCAGGGCTTAAGCGCGGTCCTGGGCGGCACCCAAAGCCTGCATACCAATTCCATGGATGAGACCCTGGCATTGCCGACTGAACACGCGGTGACTATCGCCTTGCGCACCCAGCAGTTAATCGCCTATGAAAGCGGAGTGACCAAGACCGCTGACCCATTGGGCGGTTCGTATTATGTAGAGGCGCTGACCAATAAGTTGGAGGCCGAGGCCGAAGCGTACTTTAAAAAGATAGAGGAATTGGGCGGGGTGGTTAAGGCAATTGAGCAGGGCTTCTTCCAGCGCGAGATTGCCAAGTCCGCTTACGATTACCAGAAGGATATAGAGTCCAAGAAGCGGATTGTGGTGGGGATTAATGAATTCGTGGATGATAAGGAGCCGGATATTGATTTGCTCAAGATTCCGGCCTCGGTGGAGAAGAATCAATGCGCCCAGTTGAAGGCATTGCGCAAACGGCGCGATAACCTCAAGGTCAAGCAGACACTGGAAGAAGTCCGCCAGCGCGCCAAGGACGGCCGTAACCTGATGCCGGCTATTATAGATGCCGTGAAATGTTATGCCACCGAAGGTGAGATTATCCAGACCTTGAGAGCCGAATTCGGGGAATACCGGGAACCGCCAATTTACTGGTGA
- a CDS encoding cobalamin B12-binding domain-containing protein: MSRKIRVLVAKPGLDGHDRGAKVVACALRDAGMEVIYTGLHQTPEMVVQSAVEEDADIVAMSILSGAHMTLFPEVLKLMKKQGLKNVLLSGGGIISDEDIKKLSKLGVGKLFTPGAPLADIVDYCTKEGAKIIAKKEK; encoded by the coding sequence ATGAGCCGAAAAATCAGAGTATTGGTGGCCAAGCCGGGCCTGGACGGCCACGACCGCGGCGCCAAGGTGGTGGCCTGCGCCCTGCGTGATGCCGGGATGGAGGTCATTTATACAGGTCTGCACCAGACCCCGGAGATGGTGGTCCAGTCGGCCGTGGAAGAGGATGCGGATATCGTGGCCATGTCCATCCTGTCCGGCGCGCATATGACCCTGTTCCCGGAGGTCTTAAAACTGATGAAGAAACAGGGCTTGAAGAATGTTCTGTTATCCGGCGGCGGAATCATATCGGATGAGGATATAAAGAAACTCAGTAAGCTGGGCGTGGGAAAACTCTTTACCCCGGGCGCGCCTTTAGCTGATATTGTAGATTACTGCACTAAAGAAGGTGCTAAGATTATAGCCAAAAAGGAGAAATAG
- a CDS encoding tetratricopeptide repeat protein, with the protein MKTATKDIDTDILLEKENVDLDELMGMRKAMLLSMKTRGQLEKTFSRADEAKKELSSQAKAIARKGVICWMLDKTEEAIKYLEEGSSTDEATYILGLCYMETGRNEKAHKLLAASYKTYSDSPEVFASYLDSLIKTGQIDEVLQIIQKVKGKFAKSPMLSYYHGLCLEQQGDYDKAEEEYENALDIDSEYAPAIFRLAYRYDLSGKDEDALELYEKLLHIKPTHINALINLGIFYEDNDEPQKALECYEAVLNIHPNHSRANLYKEDARSSLVMYYDDNLKRKEQELKRLLSQPLSEFQLPTRARNGLDELNIKTIGELVRKTEDELLSHENFGAKSLVDIKDLLARRGLMLSAENRPITLESLLKSYISAETPKQVDVVNKPIFEIDWSARVKASLTRLKVYTFGDLANKSEKDFMDLPNFGQTSLDEIRRRLEQFGLSLKSSE; encoded by the coding sequence ATGAAGACCGCGACAAAAGATATTGATACTGATATTCTGCTGGAGAAAGAAAATGTTGATTTGGATGAGCTGATGGGCATGCGCAAGGCCATGTTGCTCTCGATGAAGACCAGAGGGCAGTTGGAAAAGACCTTCTCCCGGGCTGACGAGGCCAAGAAGGAATTATCATCCCAGGCCAAGGCCATTGCCCGCAAGGGCGTCATCTGCTGGATGCTGGACAAGACCGAGGAAGCTATTAAATACCTGGAAGAGGGCTCGTCCACTGATGAGGCGACCTATATCCTGGGGCTGTGTTATATGGAAACCGGCCGGAACGAGAAGGCCCATAAATTACTGGCCGCGTCTTATAAGACATATTCTGATTCGCCCGAAGTGTTTGCTTCTTACCTTGATTCCCTGATAAAGACCGGGCAGATTGACGAGGTGTTGCAGATAATCCAGAAGGTTAAGGGGAAATTTGCCAAGTCGCCGATGCTGTCGTATTATCACGGCCTGTGCTTGGAACAGCAGGGCGATTATGACAAGGCCGAGGAAGAATACGAGAACGCCCTGGATATTGATTCTGAATACGCGCCGGCTATTTTCCGCCTGGCCTACCGGTATGACCTGAGCGGCAAGGACGAGGACGCATTGGAACTCTACGAGAAGTTACTTCACATCAAGCCGACCCATATCAATGCCCTGATAAACCTGGGCATATTTTATGAGGATAATGATGAACCCCAGAAGGCATTGGAATGCTATGAGGCGGTGTTAAATATCCATCCCAATCATTCCCGGGCAAATCTTTATAAAGAGGACGCCCGTTCGTCTCTGGTGATGTATTATGACGACAATCTCAAACGCAAGGAACAGGAACTAAAACGGCTGCTGAGCCAGCCGCTTTCCGAATTCCAGCTGCCGACCCGGGCCAGGAACGGGTTGGATGAATTGAATATTAAAACTATCGGCGAACTGGTCAGGAAAACAGAAGATGAATTACTTTCCCACGAGAATTTCGGCGCCAAGTCATTAGTTGATATCAAGGATTTATTAGCCCGGCGGGGATTAATGCTTTCTGCGGAAAACCGGCCGATTACCCTGGAATCACTGCTCAAGTCCTATATCTCCGCCGAAACGCCCAAGCAGGTCGACGTGGTTAATAAGCCCATTTTTGAGATTGATTGGTCCGCGCGCGTTAAGGCATCGTTAACCAGGCTGAAGGTTTACACCTTCGGTGATTTGGCCAATAAGAGCGAGAAGGATTTTATGGATTTGCCCAATTTCGGCCAGACCTCCCTGGATGAGATAAGGCGCCGGCTGGAGCAATTTGGATTATCCCTGAAATCTTCAGAATAG
- a CDS encoding prepilin peptidase, which translates to MEYFYFTVIFLFGIIIGSFLNVCIFRLPREGMSILKPGSFCPACKIPIRWYQNVPLFSFIILGGKCAQCSARIPLRYPLVEFLTGALFVLSAYWYLAPFDSPADGERIVRFAVTIYLASILVVATFIDIDFRIIPDELTVSGIILALLVSALFPLLHKPVFQALPSFANGLFSSLAGIIVGGGVVYLVGVFGKLVFRKDAMGFGDVKLMAFLGGFLGWESTLYIFIVACFIGSIIGITLYFITKDHYIAFGPYIALAALVVMFFKPQITDIAFHRYPEFIRGIFLT; encoded by the coding sequence TTGGAATACTTCTATTTTACCGTCATTTTCCTCTTCGGGATTATCATTGGCAGTTTCCTTAATGTCTGTATCTTTCGTCTGCCCCGGGAGGGCATGTCCATCCTGAAGCCCGGCTCATTCTGTCCGGCTTGCAAGATCCCGATCAGGTGGTATCAGAATGTTCCTTTATTCTCTTTTATTATTCTGGGCGGGAAATGCGCCCAGTGCTCGGCTCGGATTCCCTTGCGTTATCCGCTGGTTGAATTCCTTACCGGGGCGCTCTTTGTCCTGTCCGCCTACTGGTACCTGGCGCCTTTTGATAGCCCGGCGGACGGCGAACGGATAGTCCGTTTTGCGGTCACAATTTATCTGGCAAGTATCCTGGTCGTGGCGACATTTATTGATATAGATTTTCGTATCATACCTGACGAATTGACCGTCTCGGGTATCATCCTGGCATTATTAGTCAGCGCGCTGTTCCCCTTGCTCCATAAGCCGGTCTTTCAGGCGCTGCCTTCTTTTGCCAATGGATTGTTCAGTTCGTTAGCCGGAATCATTGTCGGAGGCGGAGTGGTTTATTTAGTCGGTGTCTTCGGCAAACTGGTTTTCCGCAAGGATGCGATGGGATTCGGCGATGTCAAACTGATGGCCTTCTTAGGCGGGTTCCTGGGCTGGGAGTCCACGCTCTATATCTTCATCGTGGCTTGTTTCATCGGTTCCATCATCGGCATCACCCTGTATTTTATCACCAAAGACCATTATATCGCCTTTGGCCCGTATATTGCCCTGGCGGCGCTGGTGGTGATGTTCTTCAAGCCGCAGATAACCGATATCGCTTTCCACCGGTACCCGGAGTTTATTCGGGGGATCTTCCTTACTTAG
- a CDS encoding PQQ-binding-like beta-propeller repeat protein, with protein sequence MKSKSVLPMLIAAMVIAGLTSCGLFEKKSKQTPSGDSVGAELRSSDIKQMEYYRGYIAKNLPFKQIRWEAVFSGEKVRQMSRYGDSFYVETNAHRFYSLNSKTGFRQWQLQLPGPIDYFISTVGDLPKKEAELRKSLVTVEKEISSESKSKDRDEDKIKSLKRQLQALQQEFISLRLRDVLYLTCKGSLYCIDRSVGTILWQAQLEFVPGTAPCATIASVFIGSLDVHRVYQVDTTLRYEKDWFKIAEPVNTTPLYENLILYFGSQDGKVYAYDTVEHKLLWSYQTEKSIVADMILDGDILYVPSADFAIYGIDRYAGILLWKFETGSAVTTPMRVDKMVTKTVIPVKAPAAEAGSEGAENPAESAPVKMQDTISRTLYAYSDNNGLYALDLITTSVIIKDEDPSRPDREKIMRRANPRWKFEDGRDFLIRGQKRIYVTGLDNRTLYALGTGERLDVKEKYDLSYFPARFGDLTEGILYLATPDGYLFSVKEP encoded by the coding sequence ATGAAATCCAAGTCTGTATTACCGATGCTGATAGCGGCGATGGTTATTGCCGGCCTGACCTCCTGCGGCTTATTTGAAAAGAAGTCCAAGCAGACGCCTTCGGGAGACAGTGTTGGAGCCGAATTGCGCAGCAGTGACATAAAACAGATGGAATATTACCGGGGCTATATAGCCAAGAATCTGCCTTTCAAGCAAATACGCTGGGAAGCGGTCTTCAGCGGCGAGAAGGTGCGCCAGATGTCCAGATACGGCGATTCGTTCTACGTTGAAACCAATGCCCATCGTTTTTATAGTCTGAACAGCAAAACCGGTTTCCGGCAATGGCAACTGCAGCTGCCCGGGCCCATAGATTACTTCATCTCCACGGTCGGCGATTTGCCCAAGAAAGAAGCCGAATTAAGAAAGAGTCTTGTAACGGTGGAAAAAGAAATATCAAGCGAGAGCAAGAGCAAAGACCGGGACGAGGACAAAATCAAGTCGCTCAAAAGGCAGCTCCAGGCCCTTCAGCAGGAGTTTATCTCGCTGCGACTGAGGGATGTGCTTTACTTGACCTGCAAAGGCAGCTTATATTGCATAGATCGCTCGGTCGGAACTATTCTCTGGCAGGCACAGCTGGAGTTTGTTCCGGGTACCGCTCCCTGCGCCACGATTGCATCGGTTTTTATCGGCTCGTTGGATGTGCACCGCGTCTATCAGGTTGATACCACTTTAAGATACGAAAAGGACTGGTTCAAGATAGCTGAGCCGGTTAACACCACGCCTCTTTACGAAAACCTCATTCTCTATTTCGGCTCGCAGGACGGCAAGGTTTATGCCTATGATACCGTGGAACACAAGTTATTATGGTCTTATCAGACCGAGAAAAGTATTGTGGCGGATATGATTCTGGACGGGGATATCCTTTATGTTCCTTCTGCTGATTTTGCGATATACGGGATTGACCGTTATGCCGGCATCCTGCTCTGGAAGTTTGAGACCGGCTCGGCTGTTACCACGCCCATGAGAGTGGATAAGATGGTTACCAAAACGGTAATACCGGTCAAGGCGCCGGCGGCTGAAGCGGGAAGCGAAGGAGCCGAAAATCCGGCCGAGAGCGCCCCGGTCAAGATGCAGGATACTATTTCCCGGACCCTGTATGCCTACAGCGACAATAACGGCCTTTATGCACTGGATTTGATAACCACCTCCGTTATCATCAAGGACGAAGACCCGTCAAGACCTGACCGGGAAAAGATAATGCGCCGGGCAAACCCCAGATGGAAATTTGAGGATGGCCGGGATTTCCTAATCAGGGGGCAAAAACGCATTTACGTCACGGGTCTTGATAATCGGACGCTTTATGCGCTCGGCACAGGTGAGCGTTTGGATGTAAAAGAAAAATACGACCTGTCTTATTTCCCGGCCCGCTTCGGAGATTTGACTGAAGGCATACTTTATCTGGCCACTCCGGATGGATACCTCTTCTCGGTCAAGGAACCGTAA
- a CDS encoding sodium:proton antiporter, which yields MIKLRHIASGLIMLLGIAGLTWASGESSSEVGKHLPLWSVIPFALMLLSIAIIPLAFAHWWESNLHKGIISLILGIPVAIYILKVHAPELGVVALDYVSFIILLGALYVIAGGIYIKGSLAGTPLINTVVLAIGAVLASFIGTTGASMLLIRPLIRANKARRAKAHIIIFFIFIVSNCGGLLTPLGDPPLFLGFLKGVPFLWTFNLVWEWLFVCGILLVAFNIYDQWKFHKEDIATPGDLDQQVEPKKALGMEGTLNFLFLGGVVAAIFLSGYLNWEFGIKEALMMLMAVCSLLFTRKHTRQSNGFTFGPIIEVAVLFAGIFVTMIPALMILNARGTELGLTQPWHFFWATGSLSSFLDNAPTYLTMTSAASGILNVPLSAMYLKDLLAVGGQGVFLLTAISCGAVFMGANTYIGNGPNFMVKAIAEESKIKMPSFFGYMAYSILILIPIFILVTFIFFRG from the coding sequence ATGATTAAATTACGACATATCGCCAGCGGACTGATTATGCTATTGGGCATCGCCGGATTGACCTGGGCCAGCGGAGAAAGTTCCTCCGAGGTCGGCAAACACCTGCCTTTATGGTCCGTAATACCTTTTGCCCTGATGCTTTTGTCCATCGCCATTATTCCTTTGGCCTTTGCCCACTGGTGGGAAAGTAACCTGCACAAAGGGATTATTTCCCTGATTTTAGGCATCCCGGTGGCTATCTATATTCTCAAGGTGCATGCGCCTGAACTAGGAGTGGTCGCCCTGGATTACGTATCGTTTATTATCTTATTAGGCGCCCTCTATGTGATTGCCGGAGGTATTTACATCAAAGGTTCTTTAGCCGGCACGCCTTTAATCAATACAGTGGTACTGGCCATCGGGGCCGTCCTGGCCAGTTTCATCGGCACGACCGGCGCTTCCATGCTCTTAATCCGGCCGCTCATCCGGGCCAACAAGGCGCGCCGCGCTAAGGCCCATATCATCATATTTTTCATATTCATCGTCAGCAATTGCGGCGGGTTATTGACGCCGCTGGGCGACCCGCCTCTGTTCCTGGGATTCCTCAAAGGCGTGCCTTTTCTCTGGACATTTAACCTGGTCTGGGAATGGCTGTTTGTCTGCGGCATCCTGCTGGTCGCCTTTAATATCTATGACCAATGGAAATTCCACAAGGAAGATATCGCCACACCCGGCGACCTGGACCAGCAGGTAGAGCCCAAGAAAGCATTGGGTATGGAAGGCACCCTGAATTTCCTCTTCCTGGGCGGCGTGGTCGCGGCCATATTCCTGTCCGGATACCTAAACTGGGAATTCGGAATCAAAGAGGCGCTGATGATGCTGATGGCCGTGTGTTCACTCTTGTTTACCAGGAAACATACCCGGCAATCTAACGGATTTACCTTTGGCCCGATAATCGAGGTGGCGGTATTATTTGCCGGAATATTCGTGACCATGATACCGGCGCTGATGATACTCAATGCCCGCGGGACAGAGCTGGGGCTGACCCAGCCGTGGCACTTCTTCTGGGCCACCGGGTCGCTGTCCAGTTTCCTGGATAACGCGCCGACCTACCTGACCATGACCTCTGCGGCCAGCGGAATATTAAATGTTCCCTTGAGTGCAATGTATCTTAAGGACCTTCTGGCTGTTGGCGGACAGGGGGTATTCCTCTTAACCGCCATTTCCTGCGGCGCGGTTTTTATGGGCGCAAATACCTATATCGGCAACGGCCCTAATTTCATGGTCAAGGCGATTGCCGAGGAATCGAAGATTAAAATGCCGTCCTTCTTCGGATATATGGCTTATTCGATACTGATTCTTATTCCGATATTCATCCTGGTGACATTTATCTTCTTCAGAGGGTAG
- a CDS encoding methionine synthase has protein sequence MNFNFTPTGIGSIPYIDPKASVHLVLKYFKQIPFWPQLPQRIFFEGMGTQFSEGLPGLVISLEQNAFYIDTASGQLEKETARFYEKYLAGDLDAFAISPDYASGFHELISQIKSKKLKPMYVKGQITGPLTFGALVTDKDGQAIMHHSLLSDVLIKNLIMKARWQIKEFNELGLKSIIFLDEPYLMGYGSAFIPLSREIVIKQLTEVIDAIHQDGALVGIHCCGNTDWAMIMETPVDVLNFDAYGFMDKLSLYADMVKKYVDRGGVIAWGIVPSIMLDGLPSAKELAGILNKGLAELVKRGVDKKRLMSQSILTPSCGLGGLQEAQAEERLKLLIEVVESVERGA, from the coding sequence GTGAACTTCAACTTTACTCCAACCGGTATCGGCAGTATTCCTTATATTGACCCCAAGGCATCGGTCCATCTGGTACTGAAGTATTTCAAGCAGATTCCTTTCTGGCCCCAATTGCCCCAGCGGATATTTTTTGAAGGCATGGGCACCCAGTTCAGCGAAGGCCTGCCCGGACTGGTAATTAGCCTGGAACAGAATGCGTTCTACATTGATACCGCATCCGGGCAACTGGAGAAGGAAACAGCCCGCTTTTACGAGAAATACCTGGCTGGCGACTTGGATGCCTTTGCCATTTCACCGGATTATGCCTCGGGTTTCCACGAGCTAATCAGCCAGATCAAGTCCAAGAAACTCAAGCCGATGTATGTCAAGGGCCAGATAACCGGGCCGCTGACCTTCGGCGCCTTGGTGACCGATAAAGATGGCCAGGCCATCATGCATCATTCCTTATTGTCCGACGTGCTGATTAAGAACCTGATAATGAAGGCCCGCTGGCAGATTAAGGAATTTAACGAGCTCGGATTAAAGAGCATCATCTTCCTGGATGAGCCGTATCTGATGGGCTATGGCTCGGCTTTCATTCCCTTGAGCCGTGAGATTGTTATCAAGCAGTTGACCGAGGTGATAGACGCGATTCATCAGGACGGCGCCCTGGTCGGCATACACTGCTGCGGCAATACGGATTGGGCTATGATTATGGAGACGCCAGTTGATGTCCTGAATTTTGACGCCTACGGGTTTATGGACAAGCTGTCGCTATATGCGGATATGGTGAAAAAATATGTCGACCGGGGCGGGGTGATTGCCTGGGGCATCGTGCCTTCGATTATGCTGGATGGTCTGCCGTCAGCCAAAGAGCTGGCCGGTATATTGAATAAAGGGCTGGCTGAGTTGGTTAAAAGGGGAGTGGATAAGAAGCGGCTGATGAGCCAGTCAATCCTGACGCCGTCCTGTGGATTAGGCGGGCTTCAGGAAGCGCAGGCCGAGGAGCGGCTGAAGTTGTTGATAGAGGTTGTGGAGAGCGTAGAGCGTGGTGCCTAA
- a CDS encoding peptide chain release factor-like protein: MEDINKLMQKFSIFENDIIESFISSGGPGGQHVNKTASCVYLKHIPTGIEVKCQSQRSQAANRITARKILVKRIEELYLKRALARRQAMEKIRRQKRRPSRAARLTRLEAKHRHSVKKKLRSDREEY, translated from the coding sequence ATGGAAGATATTAACAAGCTGATGCAGAAATTCAGCATTTTCGAAAACGATATTATTGAATCGTTCATATCATCCGGCGGGCCGGGCGGGCAGCATGTCAATAAAACCGCGTCTTGCGTGTATCTGAAACATATTCCCACCGGCATAGAGGTTAAATGCCAGAGCCAGCGTTCCCAGGCGGCCAACCGCATTACGGCCCGGAAGATTCTGGTGAAACGGATAGAAGAGCTTTATTTGAAGCGGGCGCTGGCCAGACGCCAGGCCATGGAAAAGATTCGCCGCCAAAAACGCCGGCCGTCCCGGGCCGCCCGGTTAACACGCCTTGAAGCCAAACACCGGCATTCCGTTAAGAAGAAGTTGCGCTCGGACAGGGAAGAATACTAA